CGAACCCTAATTCTGTGCAGAACATTTCTCCAAATTGGTAGGGCCATGTTATGCTCGTGGAATTCAGTGTATTATTTCTGGGCAATTTGCCCCAGCTAGGAAGGAGTATGACTTTGGTGGTGAATTAGAAGATGGAGTAAGTGAAAGAAGAATGCTCGTTTACACATGTAAGATGATTACATCATTTTGGATACACCAGTTTTTTTCGCAGTTAGCATGAATACCAAAAGTAAACCCATTATTTGTAAGGTGCGAAAACTCTCAAGGCAAAGAAAGATGGTCTTTAAAAATTTCTTTTACTGATGACACCTTTCAATAACATAAACATCACAGCATTAAAATGGACCTACAGTTACCACAAACTGATACTTCGTTCTTTCTCAAGCTACCAACCAAAATATGTACCAGTCAAGAAGCTAGCTATCGGTGTTGTAAAAAACAAAAGAAGATGCTAGTGACCATTATCATAATCATTACGATGGTTCTAAGTTACAAGAATATATATAGGTAATCTTATTTACAaattactctctccgtcccataatataagagcgtttttgacactaccgtAGTGTCGAAaagactcttatattatgggacggagggagtagtgtttatgcattctattgaaagtaGTTTTGAGAATGGGACATTGCTCGCTAATAATTGTCTTccgatgcaatgaatttaaatatcGTAAAATGGTAATAAGCTACattatgaacataaaaaggttttcTTTATCGTACTGGAAGTACTCTTGACATATCTAAAAATAATACAGTAGAAAAAATAATGTAGTCTTTACTACAAGAAAGATGAAAATAGCAACAGCTAACCTGTATTATTTGGTCAACAGCCTTGTATGCTGCATCAACTGGGCCAGTTCCAACAGAACATCCTATCTTTTCCTCTCCGTCTATAGTTATCAATTTGACAGTTGCTGTAGATAAACCAAGTGTTCCACATGTTGCCTGCAGAGGTGACACACAACCGTAAGGTAATAGTTCAACTTCATTTACGAAAAAGGAGTCCACTGAGGCTCAATTATACCTGTACATCACCAAGGGACCAAATAACCTTAGGCTGAAATATCTCATCAGACAATAAAGCTTCTATGTCTTCATCAGTTACACGCTACAAAAAAAGAAAGTTTGTACATATTAGAGAGAAACGATGCATTGAGAAAGCAAGCTCCTAATGAGTTATACGTAGTAGATAGAAAAAAAATAACGTAAGGCTTCCATGAAAACATGCAAAGGGAATGCTTTATAAAAATTaaaacaagtactccctctgttccaaactagatgacccaactttatattaagtttgtactaaagttagtacaaagttgattcatctattttggaacggagggagtaggtatcaATCAACGCCATGATGTCGCCGTGCTTTACTTTTTAGACAGAGAAGAATAAAATGTATATCACTGAACATAAAACAAGTACTCCAGAAAATTATCACCTTCTTTTTCTCTGCAACCTCTTTGTAGCGTTTAAAGAAATCCTCAAATTCTTTGTCATTGATTTCATATCCAAGCTACATATTTGTACATCAAGGATGCAATTTGGTAACAAAAAATGAAAGACAAATATGTTGCATTAACTAGAAAATGCAACCAAATTAACCAAGAAATACCTCCACTAGTTTGGTTCTGACGGCATGCCTTCCACTGAAACAAAAGACCACAAATTGCAATTAAGGTTCAGAATCTTAAATTTGACCTAAACTATCATTGAATGTTTATCAAAATGTATTTGAGCAGGATTGCCATATTAAATTAAGCTAGTTTAGAAGCTAACAGATGACATATAAATTGGCTTATGCTTTTCTAGAAGAGTAAATATGATAAATAGTATGctatataaataaataaaacatgTAAGTATAGGtttcctgcatatcaaatgatttAGGTTGAGCTTCAAGAATGTAGCAATGAACATGCGAGTCCCCTACCTAGGAAGGATAGGCTGAATGTTCCTTATATTATAATAAAGAGTAGGTGAATCAACGTACTAATTAAAAAAAATTAGCAGAATTTCCTCTTTGGAATAGAAATTGGCTATTTCTACATAGGGAAGTCAGTCATAGCATAAAAGTACAAGTAAATAATTTAGCTCGTCAGTTGTCACCCCAGAAGAGTGTACATAACACCCTTCTAAATTATCAATTGTACTTGTGGTCTACCCATACACCCCAGAAGAGTGATACGCCATATCATGATAGTAGAAAGctcaagagagagaagaaaaatatatatatacatataggaATTATGTAGAATGGCTACGGGGCCAAGATACATTTCCATGGTACCTGAGCTTCCCAAGAACAATACCAAACTCATTTGCACGTGTTAAACCAATGTCATCAGGCGATATTATCTCATAAGTTCCTTTAAATTTAAGCATCCCATCCTGCACCCACCAAAAAAAATTAAACAGTTAACAAGGAAACAGTAAAAATATTTGAATACCATCATCTGTGAATCAAcgtatatcgttaagtggcacatgGTAACCACGAAAAGACAGCAAAGACAAATGCTTACATGCTATGAAAGCGAAAACTActcattactactccctccgtaaagaattataagagcgtttagatcactagagtagtgatctaaatgctcttatatttctttacagagggagtactaaaacCCCAATTGAGAACTTGCATGGTAATACAAACAAAAGAGACTGCAAATCTGGTTACCTGATGAATTCCACTTTCATGAGCAAAGGCATTGGCACCAACAATAGCTTTATGCGGCTGTACATGAAGTCCACTGTGCTCTTGTACCTAAAACAATTATAGAATTTGCATAAGCTCAAATTGCCTGGGAAAAATAAGTACAAAGAACAAAGAAAATAAGACAAGAGACATCAATACCATTTTGCTTGTCATGGTAATATGTTGTGAATTAATTCCAGTATATAATCCACCTAAGAGTTCTCGTCGACACTTGATTGCCATGACAACCTGAAAAGGGGTCAGAATATTAGAAATGTGACAAGTAGTAATGCCTTACCCGGCGACACGTCTTTTCACTACCCAATAAGGGGAACTTGTAAATAATGCACGCGGACAATATAAATATAGCATTATGAGCTCACCTCCTCCAAGGAAGCATTTCCGGCTCTTTCACCGATACCATTGATAGTCACCTCTAATTGTCGTGCCCCTGCATAAGCACCCTAAAGGTAAGTCGAATTAGTAACATGATTAGATCAATGATAACATTATAACAAACAATCAAGTAAATACGAAAAAGGAATTACCGCTAATGTGTTGGCACTTGCAAGACCAAGATCATTTTGGCAATGAGTAGATATAATTGCATTTTCAATTCCAGGAGTGTTTGCTTTTATGTCAGCAATTAATTTCCCGAATTCATGAGGGAGAGTGTACCCAACAGTGTCTGGGATGTTGAGAGTTGTCGCTCCAGCTTTTATTACTTCCTCTAGGATATGATACAGGAACTCTCGATTTGACCTGAATGACAAAGTGAAGCCTATCATTCCACAGCCTTATAAGAATTGGCTTAACAAGAATTGGCTAAGCTAAAATAATTCAAATACGCATGTTGTGCAAGCTTAAGTTCAACACGACCACAAAATTTGGGTAGCCACCAGCTACCACCTGTTTCTAATTTGCCAACAACCTTTTTTAGGATTAACACATCATTAGTCACCTTTTTCCGAGATATACTTCTACTTTCCGAGCCATGGTaacctttgtactccctccgtccgaaaatacttgtcatcaaaatggataaaaagggatgcatCTAGAATTAAAATATGTCCAGATGCATCTCCttctattcattttgatgacaagtatttccggacggatactccctccgttccaaaatagatgacccaactttgtattaaagttgGTATAaatttgggtcatctattttggaacggagggagtagtaagcatGAACAAAATTTGCTTCAACCTCAACTCTGCTTCACTAAAATTTGGCCTCTTTGATTCATCATTATAGATAGGTATAGTTGATTTGAGACAACACAGCATGTGAAATAGCATTTTGAAATCAGATTTCTCTAGATACAAAATTGCTGGACCTATTTTACAGCCATAACTAGAAAACTGGGCCTACAGAAAAAACAAATTTGTATTTATATATTTTTTAATGAGAAAATTTTGAATTGTACCTGCCGGCGTCCTCGGGGCTGAACTCGACATCGGGGCATCCGAGACTGCGCGCATAAGCCACCATCTCCCTTGCGATGGCCACCACCTGGTCGGGTGTCTTCCGCAGCTTGTGCTGCATGTGGATCTCGCTGGTAGCGATGAAGGTATGGATGCGCGGCTTCCGTGCGTGGCGCACGGCCTCCCAGGCGGCGTCGATGTCCCTCTTGTTGCACCGCGAGAGGCCGCAGATGACGGGCACATGGCCATCCTCCCTGACGGGTGTGTTCCCCACCTCGATGGCGATGGATCGCACGGcatcaaggtcgtccggcgaggacGCCGGGAAGCCCGCCTCTATGATGTCGACGCCGAGGCGGGCGAGCTGGCGCGCGACGACGAGCTTCTCCGCGCTGGTCATGGTGGCCCCCGGGGATTGCTCCCCGTCGCGGAGCGTGGTGTCGAAGATGCGAACATAGTTGGGGTCATCGATTCGGTCCGGGacgtactccggccgccgcggcgccGCCAGGCACGCGCGGACGGGGCGGAGGACGGCGGAGCGGGAGGCCCTAGGGTTCGCAGCGACGGCGGCGAGGCCATGGGAGAAgcggcggggcttggcggcggGGAGGGCGGAGAGGGCAGCGCGCCTGGCGATGGCGTTGGAAGGGGCGGGGTTTAGGGAGGAGCAGCAGTAGGGTTTAGCGGAGGAGGCCGCCATGGTCGGCGGCGGGGGTTTAGGGGGGAAGCGGTGGAGATGCGGCGGTGTGGCGGCTGAGCTGGAGCCCGGAACCTGGATGACTATGCGAATGCGATGCAACAGGAGGTGTCAACCGGAGGAGGTTTTATGCTTATCCCGGCTGTGTATGATTCAGCTTTCGTAGCGGGCACGAACACGATCTGTGCGTGGTCCGCACTTGCCACTTGTGGTTTACTTCAACAACTTTGTCACTCCCAAACACTACTCCAATTTTGTCCCAAGTTCAGTTGAAATATGGCCAACGTTCTACCGTGAACTATACCGAGAGGAAAAAGGACGATTGCTGAGGCTTGACGTGGCTTGCACTGAAACCGGCCGCTTGACAGAGCATGTGATACATAGCGCATAGCGCATGGCGGTGCTAGAGAGGAAAAGATAGAGGGGTGACGGTAGATGATGTAAATTATATAAAAATGGGTGTTTCATAATTTACATCATCAAAAGTGTTTTTTACCTCTTTAAAAAGGTCTCAACTCAAACAAATGATGAATATTTGATGATGTAAAAATACAACTCTAATAGATGATGCAAATATGAAAAATATAAAACCGGCCGATGGTCGCGCGCTGTACAGACCCACTGTACAACCGCACATTTTATAATAAAAATATCTCGGATTAAAACTTAAAATTTGCATCTATCCATAGTATCAAATTATTACATAATTCAACAAACCCACAACACCAAATGCAACACAAATATAACAAAGTTCTTGCACAATACAAAATAATGAAACTAGACGGTTCTTTTGTCGTGTCATTTCCAACACTCCTCCATCAAATCTTTCTGAAGTTCATCGTGTGTATCGGAATCTTGAATTTTATTGTACAAAGCGGCAGTGCCCTTCTGCTCGGTGCTATGTCCAAGCAAACTAGCACAACTACTTCTCTGCTGGAAGGTCTGCTTCACGAAATTGCTAATATGGATGAACAAATTTTTGGACATTCTGAACCGGCGACGAAAGAACCTCTCTGAAAAAAAGAGCGGTGTACCAAAATAGTTGCGCATTAACCTCTCATGCGCCTCAACCCGTTCTTTCCGGCTGAAATCACGGCCAAACACGGGACCGCCATGCTTCGGCTTCTTCCTCTTGTGCATGGTCACTAGAATAGCAATGTCCTCTTCTTCGGTCAAATCAAATTCCTCATCCTATGAGGAATCATCCACGAAAGAGGAGTCGCACGAGGTCACCTACAATGCAGAAATCACCGTCAAACTACATCTTCATGCCCGATAAAAAAACGTCCAAGTTTGCATGATTTTTTACCTTGGGGGAATTTTCTCAAACACATTGCAGGCAAGGTGGAAGCAATCAGCCGGCGGCAGGGCGGAGCGTGGGCGGCGGCTACAGACTGCAGATGGTAGGTGGGCAGCGGCTGCAGACGGCCTCTAGACGGCCGCGTGGCTGCCGGAGGACTCCGCTCGCGGCGACACGCCGGTGGAGGTGGGCGGGCGGGCGGAAGTGAAATGAAGGGTGGTTGGGTGTTGCATCTCTAAGTGTTGTATTTTAAATCACTTGGAGGAGGGGATGTATTTTTTTACATCCATCGTTTTGTTGGACCAACATGCTTAGGCCTCTAAGATGTAAAAGGTAGTTATTTATACATCTACATCatccattggagatgctcttatggttGTATGGTTAGGAGGGCAGTGGTATCTCTAGCCCGTCTGTGTCCAAGTCCTAGGTTTGAGATCGATGCTCatatttttttggatttatttcagaCCCTTCAGTGATGTggtgacttcatcaatctcaaTATGATGTGtcgctgatacgtcttcaacatatctataattttttattgttccatgctgttatattatcattcttgaatgttttataatcattttataatcattttatatcatcttttggtactaacctattgacttagtgccaagtgccacctgttgttttttgcatatttttttatatcgcagaaaatcaataccaaacggagtccaaacgcggcgaaactttttgtggattttttggaccagatgACATCCAGTGGTcagaagaagcacctggggggtgctccgaagggagcacaacccaccagggcgtccaAGGGCACGCCTAGAGgcccgggcgcgccctggtgggttgtgctcggtTGCATCCCGAACCGCCTATTtattctataaataccccaatatcccagaaatcctaggggagtcgacaaaaatcaattccagccgccgcaagttccagaaccaccagatccaatctatacaccaacacggaggggttcatcatgtccattgatgcctctctgatgatgcgtgagtagttctttgtagacctacgggtccgtagttagtagctagatggcttcctctctctcttttttgattctcaatacaatggtctcttggagattcatatgatgtaactttttttgctgtgtgtttgttgggatccgatgaattttgagtttatgatccgatctatctttttatccttgaaagttatttgagtcttctttgatctcttatattcatgattgattatagcctcgtatt
Above is a window of Triticum dicoccoides isolate Atlit2015 ecotype Zavitan chromosome 5B, WEW_v2.0, whole genome shotgun sequence DNA encoding:
- the LOC119308325 gene encoding 2-isopropylmalate synthase A-like isoform X1, whose product is MAASSAKPYCCSSLNPAPSNAIARRAALSALPAAKPRRFSHGLAAVAANPRASRSAVLRPVRACLAAPRRPEYVPDRIDDPNYVRIFDTTLRDGEQSPGATMTSAEKLVVARQLARLGVDIIEAGFPASSPDDLDAVRSIAIEVGNTPVREDGHVPVICGLSRCNKRDIDAAWEAVRHARKPRIHTFIATSEIHMQHKLRKTPDQVVAIAREMVAYARSLGCPDVEFSPEDAGRSNREFLYHILEEVIKAGATTLNIPDTVGYTLPHEFGKLIADIKANTPGIENAIISTHCQNDLGLASANTLAGAYAGARQLEVTINGIGERAGNASLEEVVMAIKCRRELLGGLYTGINSQHITMTSKMVQEHSGLHVQPHKAIVGANAFAHESGIHQDGMLKFKGTYEIISPDDIGLTRANEFGIVLGKLSGRHAVRTKLVELGYEINDKEFEDFFKRYKEVAEKKKRVTDEDIEALLSDEIFQPKVIWSLGDVQATCGTLGLSTATVKLITIDGEEKIGCSVGTGPVDAAYKAVDQIIQIPTVLREYSMTSVTEGIDAIATTRVVIAGDVSADKPALTSNSNRSFSGSGAAMDVVVSSVRAYLSALNKMSSYVGAVKASSEAPETISVQTTE
- the LOC119308325 gene encoding 2-isopropylmalate synthase A-like isoform X2, whose product is MAASSAKPYCCSSLNPAPSNAIARRAALSALPAAKPRRFSHGLAAVAANPRASRSAVLRPVRACLAAPRRPEYVPDRIDDPNYVRIFDTTLRDGEQSPGATMTSAEKLVVARQLARLGVDIIEAGFPASSPDDLDAVRSIAIEVGNTPVREDGHVPVICGLSRCNKRDIDAAWEAVRHARKPRIHTFIATSEIHMQHKLRKTPDQVVAIAREMVAYARSLGCPDVEFSPEDAGRSNREFLYHILEEVIKAGATTLNIPDTVGYTLPHEFGKLIADIKANTPGIENAIISTHCQNDLGLASANTLAGAYAGARQLEVTINGIGERAGNASLEEVVMAIKCRRELLGGLYTGINSQHITMTSKMVQEHSGLHVQPHKAIVGANAFAHESGIHQDGMLKFKGTYEIISPDDIGLTRANEFGIVLGKLSGRHAVRTKLVERVTDEDIEALLSDEIFQPKVIWSLGDVQATCGTLGLSTATVKLITIDGEEKIGCSVGTGPVDAAYKAVDQIIQIPTVLREYSMTSVTEGIDAIATTRVVIAGDVSADKPALTSNSNRSFSGSGAAMDVVVSSVRAYLSALNKMSSYVGAVKASSEAPETISVQTTE